GTTTGGCTCAAGACGTCAGCATCCGGCAATTTCTGCGATGATCGAGCGTTCGGCATGGATTGGCGGAGTTGACGGGGTAAGTAACACCTGTGCACCGCCAGGAATACCGCTTATGGGAACAATGCCGCATTCTTTTGTTATGTGCTATGACAGTCCAAATGAAGCGTGGACTTCCTTTGACAGACATGCACCGCCGGAGGTTTCCAGGGTCATGCTCTCTGATACCTTCTGTGATGAAAAAACAGAGGCTCTTTCTGCGGCAAAGGCCGGAGCAACATCTGTCAGACTTGATACCCCCCGCTCACGAAGAGGTGACATGAAAGCAATAATAGAAGAGGTCAGATGGGAACTTGACGTAAACGGCTATTCTGACGTCGGAATTTTTTTATCCGGCGGTCTTACTCTGGAGGATATTATCAGTTACCGTGATATTGTTGACGGATTCGGGGTCGGAGGAGCGATTGCAAATGCGCCTGTAATTGATTTCTCACTTGATATTGTTGATATTGAAGGAAAACCAATATCCAAGCGTGGCAAGAAGAGCGGAGTTAAGGAGGTGTATGAATTTGAGGACGGAACTCATATCATGCTTCCTTTTGGAGCATTAGTTCCTGAAAACTCAAGATCGATGCTTAAGATATTCATAAAAGAGGGTCAGATTTTAAGTATGCCTGATATGCAAAAATCGAGAGGAAGGGTTTTATCTGCCCTTCAGAAATTCATCTGATTACCTTTTATACTCTCCTTTTATCCATCTGATGTCTGTTCCTTCGATAAGTGCGTTTGTTAAATCAGCGTCTGTTAAGTCAGCTCCTCTTAAGTCTGCAAAGCTTAGGTCTGCGCCCCTTAAGTCTGTTCCTCTAAGAATTGCATAGTCAAGTTTTGCCCCTATCAGGTCTGCTTCTCTTAAGTCTGCCCCTGATAGATCTGCAAGTGTAAGCTTTGCTCCGTGAAGGTCGGCACTTCTTAAGTCAGCACCTGTAAGAATAGCTTTGTATCCGTTTATCCCTGAAAGATCTGCTCCTTCAAAGTATGCACCGCTGTAGTCCATGTATGATATTGAGTCAGGAACTTCTGCAGTTTCTGAAGTATTTTTTAGTGAAGTGAATGTGTTGGTGTTGGCCTCAGTAATACCCATATAGAGAAGTACATTTCCTATAACCGAGGCCATGAGTATTATTATTACTATAATAAGCAGTTTTAAAAGAGTTTTTTCTTCCATAAAATAAATGACCTCTTTTTTTTTAATTTTCATATGCAAAACTCATAAATTTTTTTGCATGAATAATCTGTGTTTTTTTGATTTTTTTTTAGTGTCATTTAAAGAACTGATCTTTTAGAATTTATACATTTTCTATCAGGTGATATTTTATTAATCCGGAAAAAATTGCCGGTATTTTCCTGATGAAAAATGTCATGATTTACCATGAAAAATCAAATTATGATTTTCATGAAACAGTGCATGAAAACTTTTTTTTTATGAACGTTTTTCTAGATTATGAATAATTTATCCAGGAAGAACAGACAGACACAGGATACAACCGGAATTGTAAGATTGTCATCAACCGGAGATATTAGTTCAGCAATTCCGGCGATAACAGACAATATGACTGCAGTTATTGGCGATATGAAAAATATTAATACGAATATTGATGCAGTGATTCCCAAAACTGTTCCTTCCAGTGATTTTTTGCCATATATTTTGTGTTTTCCAAAATTCAGACCGGCAACTGTTGATACACTGTCAAGGACGGAGAGGACAATTATCGATGTTATTGTTATATCCTCTCCAAAGAAACGAAGGCAGAACAAAACGCCTACGAAAAAGAAAAGAGCCCCTTTTCCCGGAAATGAGCCGTCTCTTTCAAGTTTCTTAATCAGATATGAGAAAAGAGGAACATTAATTCCTCTTGATATTGCATCTGCAATTATAACTCCGGTGAATATAACGGCGATGAATGTGTATATTGAAACTTCTGTTTTTGCAATATAGATGAATGCGCAGATTAAAAGTCCGAATAAAAGATGCGAAAATTGTCTGTATGTCTCTTTCACATAATACTGTTTTTTTATTGTTTTAGTTAAAGGTGATGGTTTAAATCAGGAGTGTTTTTTTGGAAGTACTTGTCAGAAATAGGAAAAATTTAAAAAATCTTTTGAACATTAGTCTCAGGCTTTCGAATATAATTTTTGGAAATGATAAGAGTAAAACGAAACAGTATTTATTCTTAAAATTCCTATATCATAAGGCAGTAACTTCGGGCAGATAGATCAGGGGAAGATCGCTACCTTGGCATGGTAGAGGCCGCGGGTTCAATTCCCGCTCTGTCCATTTATTTTATAAAATAGATGTTAATTATGTATTTTTTATGTTCTCATTGAGAGCTTTTTTTCCATTAATCCAGACGCATTTAAGTCGTTATTTTTTATATAATCGTAATTATCAGGGTTTTACTTTTAAATGCAATCTTTTTTTTAATTCTATGGATTTCGCGTATTTTCGATTTTTCTCCATTTCTCATTTCTTCTGTACATCTGTGTACGTACACATCCGGACACTCTTATAAGTTTTAATCTGTGGAAAAGGAGGTAAAAATAGAAAGTTCCAGAAAAAATAGACGTGTTAAGCTGAAAAGCCGGAAAATTAATATCTTTTTATGTTCACTATGAGCCTGACAAATCCCATTATATCAATTACATAAACCACATGCTCAGTTTCTTCAATCTGATAAAATATTAATATTTAATGGCTAATTGTTATTTTATCACCATCGGTTGCCATAAGAATATTATTAGTGCAGGATGATTTTTTGTTTCATGATTGCAGAATCATATGGTATGAATAGTCAAAAGCGTCTTCTAATCAGCCTCTTAACTTATAACATTCATCATGCTTCTGTATCCTTCGCCTTTTAAATCATCACAGACTACTTCTGTTACGTCTTTTAATGACACTTCTTCTGTTGAACGTGTCAATGTGCAAAACGCTCTTGCAGGGGATTTAATGTATTTTTCCCCATGTAAAAATGCAACAGAGTGAACACAAAAACGGCATTTTTCAACATTTTCAGATTTATCAGGCAGACATTTAACAAATCCTTTTTCTGCTTTTAGGGTTCTTGTTGATTTTTCAGTCATATTCTTCTAAAATATAGTTTTTTTCTGCAAGCTTTGACTGCATATTCTTCTTCCATGCTGATATATCATCGATTGGATATGTCATAATATCCTCATTCCAGATATTTTTGAGATTTTCATCCTTTGAAATAAGAGTGCTTTTTCCCTTAACTTCTCCGGCATAATTTTTGTTCCGGTCAAATATTTTAAAGATGCAGCATTTGAATTTTTTGCAAAACGAAGGTGCGGTGTCGTGAACAGCACAGAGATAATTTCCTGATTCATCTTTATCCATTAAAAAAGGGCACCATTCCTTTGGTGTCTCTCTTTCATCAACAGAAAAATCATCTCTGTATTTTCGCATGACAACAGGATAAAAAACTTCGTTTGCAAGTTCATGTACGGCAACAAATCTGTCCGGACCCATATGTCCGGTGATTTTCACATATCTCCCCATGCCCATGCAGCATCTTCCGCAGAGAGTGCATACAAATTCAGCCATGATTTAAATTAGGACTGCTATTTGAATTAATCATTTTGTAGACTTGACTGTTATCACAACCTGATTTGCATGTAAAATCCGTATTATGAGCGTTTTTATCGCACAAAAATGATGATTAAGTCTTTTTGGAATTTTGACTATC
The genomic region above belongs to Methanomicrobium antiquum and contains:
- a CDS encoding nicotinate phosphoribosyltransferase — its product is MGIFYTVSDELIKSGECTDIYFQRADDILTVENKNPKVTVEVTAANLSYDWGIFCGLPDVLKLLEGISVDVFAMQEGSIFYSGEPVLRITGKYRDFAKYETALLGFLCHASGIASSAAMIKACSGDVSVLSFGSRRQHPAISAMIERSAWIGGVDGVSNTCAPPGIPLMGTMPHSFVMCYDSPNEAWTSFDRHAPPEVSRVMLSDTFCDEKTEALSAAKAGATSVRLDTPRSRRGDMKAIIEEVRWELDVNGYSDVGIFLSGGLTLEDIISYRDIVDGFGVGGAIANAPVIDFSLDIVDIEGKPISKRGKKSGVKEVYEFEDGTHIMLPFGALVPENSRSMLKIFIKEGQILSMPDMQKSRGRVLSALQKFI
- a CDS encoding diacylglycerol/polyprenol kinase family protein, with translation MKETYRQFSHLLFGLLICAFIYIAKTEVSIYTFIAVIFTGVIIADAISRGINVPLFSYLIKKLERDGSFPGKGALFFFVGVLFCLRFFGEDITITSIIVLSVLDSVSTVAGLNFGKHKIYGKKSLEGTVLGITASIFVLIFFISPITAVILSVIAGIAELISPVDDNLTIPVVSCVCLFFLDKLFII
- a CDS encoding pentapeptide repeat-containing protein; this encodes MEEKTLLKLLIIVIIILMASVIGNVLLYMGITEANTNTFTSLKNTSETAEVPDSISYMDYSGAYFEGADLSGINGYKAILTGADLRSADLHGAKLTLADLSGADLREADLIGAKLDYAILRGTDLRGADLSFADLRGADLTDADLTNALIEGTDIRWIKGEYKR